Proteins encoded together in one Amblyomma americanum isolate KBUSLIRL-KWMA chromosome 1, ASM5285725v1, whole genome shotgun sequence window:
- the LOC144115425 gene encoding stearoyl-CoA desaturase 5-like — protein sequence MAPRTETATIVTTEARSKMDLEPSITEDDGAVQLQDTTEPTEIIWINVFKICTIHVMALYGLYLALFEAKWMTLHFTIFYIVCSGLSVTAGAHRLWSHRSYKAKLPLRIILMLFNCMAGQNDIYDWVRDHRVHHKYSETDADPHNVNRGFFFAHVGWLMCRKHSQVTKKGKAIDCSDVANDPVVMFQTRYHIPMTILFCFIVPTVVPYRYWGESRWNAFFVAAILRWVFQLNSTWLVNSAAHIWGQKPYDKNISPAENLIVSFLAIGEGFHNYHHTFPWDYSTSELGWKFNISTMFIDLMAKIGWAYDLRKPTREMIEQRITRTGDGSHPSQRHAHHHHHENEY from the exons ATGGCCCCGCGAACCGAGACCGCCACTATTGTGACGACAGAGGCTCGCTCCAAGATGGACCTTGAGCCATCCATCACCGAGGATGATGGAGCAGTACAGTTGCAGGACACAACTGAGCCCACGGAGATCATCTGGATCAACGTCTTCAAGATCTGCACCATCCACGTGATGGCACTGTACGGACTCTACCTGGCGCTATTCGAGGCCAAGTGGATGACTCTCCACTTCA ccatcttctACATCGTCTGTTCCGGCCTAAGTGTGACAGCTGGCGCCCACCGCTTATGGAGCCACCGTTCCTACAAAGCCAAATTGCCGCTCCGGATCATCCTCATGCTGTTCAACTGCATGGCTGGACAG AATGACATCTACGACTGGGTGCGCGACCACCGCGTCCACCACAAGTATTCCGAGACCGACGCTGACCCGCACAACGTGAACCGCGGCTTCTTCTTCGCGCACGTCGGGTGGCTCATGTGCCGAAAGCACTCCCAAGTCACCAAGAAGGGCAAGGCCATCGACTGCTCGGACGTCGCCAACGACCCCGTCGTGATGTTCCAGACTCG GTACCACATCCCGATGACGATCCTGTTCTGCTTCATCGTGCCGACCGTGGTGCCGTATCGCTACTGGGGCGAGAGCCGCTGGAACGCCTTCTTCGTGGCCGCAATCCTGCGCTGGGTATTCCAGCTCAACTCCACCTGGCTGGTGAACAGCGCTGCCCACATCTGGGGCCAGAAGCCGTACGACAAGAACATCTCACCCGCCGAGAACTTAATCGTCTCGTTCCTTGCCATCGGCGAAGGTTTCCACAACTACCACCACACCTTCCCCTGGGACTACTCGACCAGCGAGCTGGGCTGGAAGTTCAACATTTCCACGATGTTCATCGACCTCATGGCCAAGATCGGTTGGGCGTACGACCTGCGCAAGCCCACCCGGGAAATGATCGAGCAGCGGATAACGCGAACGGGAGACGGCAGCCACCCGTCACAACGGCacgcgcaccaccaccaccatgagaACGAGTACTAG